From the genome of Bactrocera oleae isolate idBacOlea1 chromosome 2, idBacOlea1, whole genome shotgun sequence, one region includes:
- the NijC gene encoding ninjurin-A isoform X1 has translation MAQIATSMANAFSNESEMKAMDANRYATKKTIAQGMLDIALLTANASQLKYILQVGDQHQFYKLMLIMISLSIILQLLVGILFVVIGSLNINRQKDQVAAVIINDIILVIIFVISVINVIISGFGIEYSSQPLILLEQQANKVP, from the exons ATGGCGCAGATTGCAACAAGTATGGCCAATGCATTTAGTAATGAATCGGAG ATGAAAGCCATGGACGCTAACCGATATGCGACTAAGAAAACAATCGCTCAAGGTATGCTGGATATCGCCCTTCTCACCGCCAATGCGTCCCAATTGAAATATATACTTCAAGTTGGGGACCAACATCAGTTTTATAAACTAATGCTGATAATGATAAGTCTTTCGATAATCTTACAg cTCTTGGTTGGaatactttttgttgttattggtaGTCTAAATATCAATCGCCAAAAGGATCAAGTGGCGGCTGTGATCATAAACGATATTATTCTCGTTATTATATTTGTCATATCTGTAATAAATGTTATAATATCGGGATTTGGCATCGAATACTCTTCTCAACCTCTCATACTCTTAGAACAGCAGGCTAATAAAGTACCCTAA
- the NijC gene encoding ninjurin-1 isoform X3 → MAQIATSMANAFSNESEMKAMDANRYATKKTIAQGMLDIALLTANASQLKYILQVGDQHQFYKLMLIMISLSIILQIIAGTLLVVLSVIGIHKSKYQRSVAETLNYLVNGIIFVSVFCDIIKMSFGLDPAIAMVG, encoded by the exons ATGGCGCAGATTGCAACAAGTATGGCCAATGCATTTAGTAATGAATCGGAG ATGAAAGCCATGGACGCTAACCGATATGCGACTAAGAAAACAATCGCTCAAGGTATGCTGGATATCGCCCTTCTCACCGCCAATGCGTCCCAATTGAAATATATACTTCAAGTTGGGGACCAACATCAGTTTTATAAACTAATGCTGATAATGATAAGTCTTTCGATAATCTTACAg ATAATTGCTGGGACTTTACTGGTTGTTTTGTCAGTTATCGGGATACACAAAAGTAAATATCAACGCTCTGTCGCAGAGACACTAAATTATCTTGTGAATGGAATAATTTTTGTATCGGTTTTTTGCGATATCATAAAAATGAGTTTTGGTCTTGATCCCGCGATTGCCATGGTCGGATAA
- the NijC gene encoding ninjurin-1 isoform X2 — MAQIATSMANAFSNESEMKAMDANRYATKKTIAQGMLDIALLTANASQLKYILQVGDQHQFYKLMLIMISLSIILQVLSGALSLSLSLMRDCRMDKPEYYQSANVINHIRTGFAFITATINLFISAFDTRLPLLSGGQMKEQKY, encoded by the exons ATGGCGCAGATTGCAACAAGTATGGCCAATGCATTTAGTAATGAATCGGAG ATGAAAGCCATGGACGCTAACCGATATGCGACTAAGAAAACAATCGCTCAAGGTATGCTGGATATCGCCCTTCTCACCGCCAATGCGTCCCAATTGAAATATATACTTCAAGTTGGGGACCAACATCAGTTTTATAAACTAATGCTGATAATGATAAGTCTTTCGATAATCTTACAg GTTTTATCCGGAGCCTTAAGTCTTAGCTTAAGTCTAATGCGAGATTGTAGAATGGATAAACCTGAATATTATCAGTCAGCTAATGTTATTAATCATATTCGCACAGGATTCGCCTTTATTACTGCTAccataaatttattcatttcgGCTTTTGATACGCGTTTGCCACTTCTCAGTGGGGGGCAAATGaaggaacaaaaatattaa
- the NijC gene encoding ninjurin-1 isoform X4 — translation MKAMDANRYATKKTIAQGMLDIALLTANASQLKYILQVGDQHQFYKLMLIMISLSIILQLLVGILFVVIGSLNINRQKDQVAAVIINDIILVIIFVISVINVIISGFGIEYSSQPLILLEQQANKVP, via the exons ATGAAAGCCATGGACGCTAACCGATATGCGACTAAGAAAACAATCGCTCAAGGTATGCTGGATATCGCCCTTCTCACCGCCAATGCGTCCCAATTGAAATATATACTTCAAGTTGGGGACCAACATCAGTTTTATAAACTAATGCTGATAATGATAAGTCTTTCGATAATCTTACAg cTCTTGGTTGGaatactttttgttgttattggtaGTCTAAATATCAATCGCCAAAAGGATCAAGTGGCGGCTGTGATCATAAACGATATTATTCTCGTTATTATATTTGTCATATCTGTAATAAATGTTATAATATCGGGATTTGGCATCGAATACTCTTCTCAACCTCTCATACTCTTAGAACAGCAGGCTAATAAAGTACCCTAA